From one Acidobacteriota bacterium genomic stretch:
- a CDS encoding phosphatidylethanolamine N-methyltransferase family protein, which translates to MKPTGSVAAIFERQWLHILFLVIALPVLWLMAMNCGCFHRGELWGVSTWNWFWIAIEIPILHQVFVWFCWRTELHRGLLSRLFGEHAFAIYAAVFAILLLGRLLVVTALAIASQETLPVNQNLLKVAAVAVATPVVYLVYSVIRYFGILRAFGKDHFDRSYRSRPLVRRGIFRLTSNGMYTFGMLILYVPALWLASRPALVAAVFAHLYIWVHFVTTELPDMRRIYRDPPPP; encoded by the coding sequence ATGAAACCTACAGGATCCGTCGCAGCAATCTTCGAACGGCAGTGGCTGCACATCCTGTTTCTGGTCATCGCCCTGCCAGTGCTGTGGCTGATGGCCATGAACTGCGGCTGCTTCCATCGCGGCGAGCTGTGGGGTGTCAGCACCTGGAACTGGTTCTGGATCGCGATCGAGATCCCGATCTTGCATCAGGTCTTCGTCTGGTTCTGCTGGCGCACCGAGCTCCATCGGGGCCTCCTGAGCCGGCTTTTCGGCGAGCATGCGTTCGCGATCTATGCGGCGGTCTTTGCCATATTGCTACTCGGCCGTTTGCTCGTGGTCACGGCCCTCGCCATCGCCTCGCAGGAGACTCTTCCCGTCAACCAGAATCTGCTCAAGGTCGCGGCCGTAGCCGTCGCCACTCCAGTGGTCTACCTCGTGTACTCGGTGATCCGGTACTTCGGCATTCTGCGAGCGTTCGGCAAGGATCATTTCGACCGGAGCTACCGATCGCGGCCGCTTGTCCGCCGGGGAATCTTTCGTCTCACGTCCAACGGGATGTACACCTTTGGAATGTTGATTCTCTATGTTCCGGCTCTATGGTTGGCTTCCCGACCCGCGCTGGTGGCAGCGGTCTTCGCCCATCTCTATATCTGGGTCCACTTCGTCACGACCGAGTTGCCGGACATGCGGCGCATCTACCGCGACCCACCACCTCCGTGA
- a CDS encoding winged helix DNA-binding domain-containing protein has protein sequence MTATIDVRRARRLALCRAGLLKPEWTGMPRRASGRGKRAREAARRIIARFGYLQLDTVSVAGARSHSIVLHSRLEAFETPFAEELLQPGAPIFEYWGHEASWIPIELYPTFGFRRDEFARTPPWWGDLVGDNPEVAEDLRRRIREEGPLRSLEMEGCGGQGWWDLKLAKKVAWAMWSSGELAIRERVNFQRTYDFAERVVPERWRRQRVNKETAIEILVLRALAGHGWAATGTIAQTFRLPQKDVVPALERLVSSGDVVRCAVQVDHGRASRGWIRPADLELASRLETVRPRKDRGVLLSPFDPVLWDRKRVQLLFSFHQMLEIFKPAAKRIYGYYCLPVLAGERLVARYDLKAKRKEGTLEILSLHYEGDDPAKPATPDAGEAARTALDRYAQSVGLEVGSSTPQ, from the coding sequence GTGACGGCAACGATCGACGTCCGCAGAGCGCGCCGATTGGCCCTGTGCCGCGCCGGGCTGCTCAAGCCGGAGTGGACCGGCATGCCGCGACGTGCTTCCGGGCGCGGCAAGCGGGCGCGGGAGGCGGCCCGTCGGATCATCGCCCGATTTGGCTACCTCCAGCTCGATACCGTATCGGTCGCCGGCGCGCGCAGCCACTCGATCGTGCTCCACTCGAGACTCGAGGCGTTCGAGACCCCTTTCGCGGAGGAGCTGCTCCAACCCGGCGCGCCCATCTTCGAGTACTGGGGGCACGAGGCGAGCTGGATTCCGATCGAGCTCTACCCGACGTTCGGCTTCCGCCGCGACGAGTTCGCACGCACTCCGCCGTGGTGGGGCGACCTGGTCGGCGACAATCCCGAGGTGGCCGAGGATCTCAGGCGCCGTATCCGAGAAGAAGGGCCACTTCGCTCCCTCGAAATGGAGGGGTGCGGCGGCCAGGGTTGGTGGGACCTCAAGTTGGCCAAGAAGGTCGCTTGGGCGATGTGGTCCTCGGGTGAGCTCGCGATTCGCGAACGAGTGAACTTCCAACGCACCTATGATTTCGCCGAAAGGGTGGTTCCGGAACGCTGGCGCCGGCAGAGGGTGAACAAAGAGACGGCGATCGAAATCCTCGTTCTCCGCGCCCTCGCCGGCCACGGCTGGGCAGCGACCGGTACGATCGCCCAGACCTTTCGGCTCCCCCAGAAGGACGTCGTCCCGGCCCTCGAGCGACTTGTCTCCTCGGGCGACGTGGTTCGGTGCGCCGTGCAGGTGGACCACGGACGAGCGAGTCGCGGATGGATTCGGCCCGCCGATCTCGAGCTCGCCTCGAGGTTGGAAACTGTCCGTCCGCGAAAGGACCGCGGAGTTCTGCTCTCACCTTTCGACCCGGTCCTCTGGGACCGCAAACGCGTCCAATTGCTCTTCAGTTTCCACCAGATGCTCGAGATCTTCAAACCGGCCGCCAAGAGGATCTACGGCTACTACTGTCTTCCGGTGCTGGCCGGGGAACGCCTGGTCGCGCGCTACGACCTGAAAGCGAAGCGCAAGGAAGGAACGCTCGAAATCCTGTCCCTGCATTACGAAGGCGACGATCCAGCCAAACCGGCCACGCCAGACGCCGGCGAAGCTGCGCGCACCGCGCTCGACCGGTATGCACAATCTGTCGGTCTGGAGGTCGGGTCCTCGACTCCGCAATGA
- a CDS encoding PQQ-dependent sugar dehydrogenase, with product MPKRFRNGYRVALVLAASACAVTGGTGYLYGGDPPDDLGLQLVDSGFNRPVGVTGAGDGSGRLFVVEQDGTIEIVGIGTFLDITSKVDSSTNEQGLLGLAFDPDFASNGYFYVNYTHDPGPGSDVTRISRFEVSGTNANVADAASETVLLSFAQDANNHNGGDIRFGPDGYLYVATGDGGGSGDPFDRAQSLDTLLGKILRIDVTSGGLYGIPPDNPFVGDVNALDEIWAYGLRNPWRMSFDRSTGDLYIGDVGQNNVEEVDLQPAASGGGENYGWSCMEGDQTPNFNPCDGQPLTPPILVYGHSPECSVTGGFVYRGDIPGLHGMYVFGDYCSGRIWFAEDSGGWLANDWTAIGFGLSSFGEDDGGELYLTDVDDGTLYRFVSPSSIFTDPFESGDAGRWSSSIGS from the coding sequence ATGCCGAAGCGATTTCGGAACGGGTATCGAGTCGCCCTCGTGTTGGCGGCATCCGCCTGTGCCGTGACCGGAGGGACGGGATACCTCTATGGCGGTGATCCACCCGACGATCTTGGTCTGCAGCTGGTGGATAGCGGCTTCAATCGACCGGTCGGGGTGACCGGAGCTGGAGACGGTTCGGGGAGGCTTTTCGTGGTCGAGCAAGACGGCACGATTGAAATCGTCGGAATTGGGACCTTTCTCGACATCACCTCCAAGGTCGACTCATCTACCAATGAGCAGGGGCTCCTCGGTCTCGCGTTCGATCCGGACTTCGCTAGCAACGGGTATTTCTACGTCAACTACACCCATGACCCTGGTCCGGGATCCGATGTGACGCGGATATCCCGCTTCGAGGTCTCCGGAACCAACGCAAACGTCGCCGATGCGGCCAGCGAGACGGTCCTGCTCTCGTTCGCTCAGGACGCCAACAACCACAACGGTGGTGACATCCGATTCGGACCCGACGGCTACCTGTACGTCGCAACCGGGGACGGCGGGGGCTCCGGTGACCCCTTCGATCGCGCCCAGAGCCTGGACACATTGCTTGGAAAGATTCTGCGGATCGATGTCACATCGGGCGGCCTCTACGGCATTCCGCCGGACAATCCGTTCGTCGGCGACGTGAATGCGCTCGACGAGATCTGGGCGTACGGCCTGCGGAACCCGTGGCGGATGAGCTTCGATCGCTCAACAGGCGACCTCTATATCGGAGATGTCGGACAGAACAACGTGGAGGAGGTGGACCTCCAGCCGGCCGCGAGCGGAGGCGGGGAGAACTACGGTTGGAGTTGCATGGAGGGAGATCAAACGCCGAACTTCAACCCCTGCGACGGGCAACCGCTGACCCCGCCGATCCTGGTTTACGGGCATTCACCGGAATGTTCGGTGACCGGCGGCTTCGTCTACCGCGGAGATATTCCGGGCCTCCACGGAATGTACGTGTTCGGCGACTACTGTTCGGGGAGGATCTGGTTCGCCGAGGACTCTGGCGGGTGGTTGGCGAACGATTGGACGGCAATTGGCTTCGGGCTTTCGTCCTTTGGTGAAGACGACGGGGGGGAACTCTACCTGACCGACGTCGACGACGGCACACTTTACAGATTCGTCAGCCCGAGCTCGATATTCACCGACCCCTTCGAATCGGGCGATGCCGGCCGCTGGTCGAGCTCAATCGGGAGCTGA
- a CDS encoding ion transporter translates to MNAASMTRKDRLHEIIFEADTPAGKAFDVALLLLIILSVISVMLESVPSVAARYGPQLRAFEWIVTVLFTIEYLLRLYCVGKPWRYARSFFGIVDLLAILPSYLSLIIPGAQSLLVIRALRLLRVFRVLKLAHFVGEAKDLTAALRASARKIIVFLGAVLTIVIIVGSMMYLIEGEANGFVSIPTSIYWAIVTMTTVGYGDIAPQTPLGKILASIIMIMGYGIIAVPTGIVSVELAGAVRGKVSTQACPDCGAGQHDSDAVHCKFCGARL, encoded by the coding sequence ATGAACGCAGCATCGATGACCCGCAAAGACCGCCTCCACGAGATCATCTTCGAGGCCGACACGCCGGCCGGCAAGGCCTTCGACGTCGCGCTGCTATTGCTCATCATCTTGAGCGTGATCTCGGTCATGCTCGAAAGCGTGCCCTCGGTTGCGGCCCGATACGGCCCCCAACTGCGCGCCTTCGAATGGATCGTCACTGTTTTGTTTACAATCGAGTACCTGCTGCGGCTGTACTGCGTCGGCAAACCCTGGCGGTACGCCCGAAGCTTCTTCGGAATCGTCGACCTCCTGGCGATCCTCCCGAGCTACCTCAGCCTCATCATCCCGGGCGCCCAATCACTCCTGGTGATCCGCGCCCTCCGACTTCTTCGCGTCTTCAGGGTGCTCAAGCTCGCGCACTTCGTGGGCGAGGCCAAGGATCTCACCGCCGCCCTGCGCGCAAGCGCACGTAAAATCATCGTGTTCCTCGGCGCTGTCCTGACCATCGTCATCATCGTCGGATCGATGATGTACCTCATCGAAGGCGAGGCCAACGGATTCGTCAGCATCCCGACCTCGATTTACTGGGCCATCGTCACCATGACTACCGTCGGCTACGGTGACATTGCCCCGCAAACCCCTCTCGGCAAGATCCTCGCGTCGATCATCATGATCATGGGATACGGCATCATCGCGGTGCCGACGGGCATCGTGTCGGTAGAACTCGCAGGCGCGGTCAGGGGCAAGGTGTCCACCCAAGCCTGCCCCGACTGCGGGGCGGGCCAACACGACAGCGACGCGGTGCACTGCAAGTTCTGCGGCGCGAGGCTCTGA
- a CDS encoding cupin domain-containing protein, with product MKIDARSVTPFNFEGLEIRDYTGDRSCASSVAEITVPAGTRHRRAWSKRSDKFYFGLQGTLAFRVEDQTVRLAAGDLCVVRKGEKFSYQNENDEPARILLVHTPSFDLEQEVFEEEPGSRSE from the coding sequence GTGAAGATCGACGCCCGGTCCGTCACGCCGTTCAACTTCGAGGGCCTCGAGATCCGCGATTACACGGGCGACCGGAGCTGCGCCTCGTCGGTGGCCGAGATCACGGTCCCTGCCGGCACCCGGCACCGACGTGCGTGGTCGAAGAGATCGGACAAGTTCTATTTCGGGCTGCAGGGAACGCTTGCGTTCCGAGTCGAAGACCAGACCGTCCGCCTCGCCGCCGGCGATCTCTGTGTCGTCCGCAAGGGAGAGAAGTTCAGCTACCAGAATGAAAACGACGAGCCAGCCCGGATACTCCTCGTCCACACGCCGAGCTTCGACCTCGAGCAAGAGGTATTCGAGGAGGAACCAGGCTCGAGATCCGAGTGA
- the tsaA gene encoding tRNA (N6-threonylcarbamoyladenosine(37)-N6)-methyltransferase TrmO, translating to MRIEYQPIGFVRSPHQTACGTPIQPSRAQGIEGSVEIAEQYVDGLADLDGFSHIILICHLHKASSFKLKVVPYLDTELRGLFATRAPSRPNPIGLSIVRLLGIEGSTLRIEGVDLLDGTPVLDVKPFVREFDGETEIRCGWLDEVKNRRAVADERFEK from the coding sequence TTGAGGATCGAATATCAACCGATTGGATTCGTTCGCAGCCCGCACCAAACCGCCTGCGGAACCCCGATTCAGCCGTCGCGTGCTCAAGGCATCGAGGGCTCGGTCGAGATTGCGGAACAGTATGTCGACGGGCTGGCCGACCTCGACGGCTTCTCGCACATCATTCTGATCTGTCATCTCCACAAGGCCTCTTCATTCAAGCTCAAGGTCGTACCGTACCTGGACACCGAACTGCGCGGCCTCTTCGCCACCCGCGCTCCGTCACGACCCAACCCGATCGGGCTCTCCATCGTACGACTGCTGGGAATCGAAGGCTCCACCCTGCGGATCGAGGGCGTCGATCTCCTCGACGGCACGCCCGTGCTCGACGTCAAGCCCTTCGTCAGAGAATTCGACGGCGAAACCGAGATCCGTTGCGGATGGCTGGACGAAGTCAAAAACCGAAGGGCGGTCGCGGACGAGAGATTTGAAAAATAG